One window of the Rissa tridactyla isolate bRisTri1 chromosome 9, bRisTri1.patW.cur.20221130, whole genome shotgun sequence genome contains the following:
- the LOC128914542 gene encoding lamin-L(III)-like: MATFFSSAPMSGNPSFIRAADATVSSLSPTTLSRLQEKEELQQLNDRLAVYIDRVRALEAEKSALQQLLAEQEAGSDRELETLRLRYEKELGDARRALGDIAIERATLQVELNKIDEDHRRLQSRNSKKEEDLNLAQTRVRDLDARLNSKEADLATALNENRTLENNLHELKDQVVTLQLSLEDTKEHLHSEMLRRAELENHMKTLQEQVTFQKRLHEDELKETKKVHESRIAEIESGYQREFESKLLDALQGIRKEHEEQIQGYKEELERTFSAKVENAQKSAAKHSDLANAAQEELTETRQRVDVLTSQINQHQSQNVALESRILELQRMLDYDRDLHQRRMSEKEKEMAQAQQKAQEQLEEYENLLDVKLALDLEISAYRKMLEGEEQRLKLLPSPSSHSTATQATSQGRQFLHAKRKMKEARKRGHSAGFKTVQHASSSGSISIEEIDEDGRFVRLKNNSDEDQILHGWVLRRHHGSVPDVTYKFPPLFTLQAGQVVTIWGAAAGVSPGPSDLIWKSERFWGSRDNIGVKLITDAGEELAERKIMRVPRGEESSEQDDDYEEKTGSEMELPSRTKRRRKKKCCLVS; the protein is encoded by the exons ATGGCCACGTTTTTCTCTTCCGCGCCGATGAGTGGGAACCCCTCTTTCATCCGCGCCGCCGACGCCACCGTCTCGTCGCTGAGCCCGACGACGCTGAGCCGgctgcaggagaaggaggagctgcagcagctcaaCGACCGCCTGGCCGTCTACATCGATCGGGTGCGGGCGCTGGAGGCCGAGAAATCggcgctgcagcagctgctggccgAGCAGGAGGCGGGCAGCGACCGGGAGCTGGAAACCCTGCGGCTCCGCTACGAGAAGGAGCTGGGCGATGCCCGCCGGGCGCTGGGCGACATTGCTATCGAGCGGGCCACGCTGCAGGTGGAGCTGAACAAGATCGACGAGGACCACCGGCGGCTGCAAAGCAG GAACTcaaaaaaagaagaggatttaAACCTGGCACAGACTCGTGTGAGAGACCTTGATGCTCGGCTGAATTCAAAGGAAGCTGACTTAGCAACAGCTTTGAATGAGAACCGAACTTTGGAGAATAACCTTCATGAATTAAAGGATCAAGTAGTCACT CTGCAGCTGTCACTGGAAGATACCAAAGAGCATCTCCACAGTGAAATGTTGAGGAGGGCGGAGCTGGAAAATCATATGAAAACTTTGCAGGAACAAGTGACGTTCCAGAAGCGCCTTCATGAAGAT GAGCTCAAGGAGACAAAAAAAGTCCACGAGAGCAGGATAGCCGAAATAGAATCTGGGTATCAGAGAGAATTTGAAAGTAAGCTCTTGGATGCTCTGCAGGGGATCAGAAAAGAACATGAAGAACAAATTCAAGGATACAAAGAGGAGCTGGAGCGAACCTTCAGTGCAAAA GTGGAGAATGCCCAGAAATCTGCAGCAAAACATAGTGACTTAGCCAATGCTGCTCAGGAGGAGTTGACAGAAACAAGGCAGCGAGTTGATGTTCTGACCTCTCAAATTAATCAACATCAAAGCCAG AATGTTGCTTTGGAAAGCAGAATATTGGAGCTACAGAGGATGCTGGATTATGATCGTGATCTCCATCAAAGGCGTatgtctgaaaaagagaaagaaatggcacAAGCCCAGCAGAAGGCACAAGAACAGTTGGAAGAATATGAGAATCTCTTAGATGTGAAACTGGCTCTAGATCTGGAAATAAGTGCCTACAGAAAGATGCTGGAAGGAGAGGAACAGAG GCTAAAGCTGTTACCCAGTCCATCTTCACACAGCACTGCAACCCAAGCAACAAGTCAAGGGCGACAGTTCCTGCATGCgaagaggaaaatgaaagaagCCAGAAAGAGAGGGCATAGTGCTGGATTTAAGACTGTTCAGCATGCTTCATCTTCTGGAAGTATATCTATTGAAGAAATCGATGAAGATGGGAGATTTGTCAGGCTTAAAAACAACTCTGATGAG GATCAAATACTACATGGATGGGTGTTAAGAAGACATCATGGAAGTGTGCCAGATGTAACATACAAATTTCCTCCACTGTTCACTCTTCAGGCGGGCCAAGTAGTTACA ATCTGGGGTGCAGCTGCTGGTGTAAGCCCAGGTCCCAGTGATCTCATCTGGAAGTCTGAGAGGTTTTGGGGAAGCAGGGATAATATTGGTGTTAAACTTATCACAGATGCTGGTGAG GAACTCGCAGAGAGGAAGATAATGCGTGTACccagaggagaagaaagcagTGAGCAAGATGATGATTATGAAGAAAAAACTGGAAGTGAAATGGAGCTTCCATCTCGG accaaaaggagaagaaaaaagaaatgttgtttgGTTTCATGA